Sequence from the Amycolatopsis sp. NBC_00345 genome:
TGCCCGAAAGACCCTCGGCGGGCAGGAGGCGGGTCAGGGTCCGGCTCAGGGTCATCCCTGATTTCCTCGGTAACCACTTGTTTGCGGCGCGCAAATACTGGACGGTGGTCCCATGCCCCACGAGTACGAGGACCTCGAACAGGTCATGTATCCCCTGGCCCGGCTCGGCCAGTCGATGCGCCGCGCGCAGACCCGGGCCATCGATCCGACCCGGCAGGCGATCCTGCAGCAGGCGGCGGCCAAGGGCCGGGTGCGGCCGTCCGAGCTGGCCGCGGAACTCGACCTGTACCCGTCGTCGATCACCCGGCAGACGCGGTCGCTGGAGGACGACGGGCTGATCGCGGTCGAGGCCGACCCGGCCGACCGGCGCTCCTGCCTGATCTCGCTCACCGAGCCCGGCTGGGACGAGGTCCGCCGGCTGACCCGGCAGGGCCTGGACCGGTTCGCCGAGTTCATGGCCGGCTGGGACGCCGAAGACGTGCGGACGCTCGGCCGCCTGCTCACCCGGCTCGAGGCCTCGGCGGACGCGGCCAAACGCCCGGCGAAGCGGCCGGGCGGACGGCCGTGGCAGCAGCGCGACGGGCAGGAGTGACATGCGCGTCCTGATCGCCGGCGCCGGGATCGGCGGACTGTGCCTCGCCCAGGGACTGCGTGCGGCCGGGGTGCGCGTGAGCGTGTTCGAGCGCGGCTGTGCTCTGGAAAACCGTGCCCTGGACAACCGGGGCCTCGAAGCCCGTGGCCAGGGCTACCGGATCCACATCGACGACCACGGCGGCGAGGCGTTGCGGCGCTGCCTGCCCGAGCACCTGTACCGCCTCTACCTGGCCACCTCCGCACGGCCGGGCGCGGGCCGGATCAGCACTCTGGGCACCGACCTGAGCGTGTTGTCCACCTTCGAGGCCGGGACCGGGAGCCCGCACAGCGCGGTGAACCGGCTGACCCTGCGGCAGATCCTGCTCGGCGGCCTCGGCGCGGATGTCCACTTCGGACACCAGGTGACCGCCGTCGAGCCGGACGCGGACGGCGTGCGGGTCCGCTTTGCCGGCGGCCGGGAGGATCGCGGGGACGTGCTGGTCGGCGCGGACGGGGTGAACTCCGTCGTACGGGCCGCGGTCGCGCCGGACAGCGCGCCGATCGACACCGGCTTGCGGTGTGTCTACGGCCGGACGCCGCTGGCCGCGCTGCCGGACCTGCCCGCCCGGTTCTTCGACGGGTTCACCGCGGTGGCCGGCGACACCGCGACGCTGGCGCTGGCCGCGTTCCGGGCGCGCACCCCGCCGGCGGACGCGGCCGCCGCCCTCGCGCCGGGCCTCGCGCTCACCCCGGTGCCGGACTACCTGATGTGGGCCGTCGTCGGCGCGGCGCCGCGCGAGCGGGAACCCGTTGCGCTGCACCGGTTCGCGCAGGGCGTGGTGCGCCGATGGCATCCCGAACTGGTGCGGATCGTGCGCGAGGCGGACGTGCCCGCGACGTTCCGCACGCCGATCCGGACGTCCCCGCCGGTCCCCCGCTGGCCGGCCGGGCGGGTCGCGGTGCTCGGCGACGCGATCCACGTGATGCCGCCCTCCGGCGGCGCCGGCGCGAACACCGCGCTAAGGGACGCGGCCCTGCTGACCGAGCGTCTGACCACAGTGGACCCGCGGGAAGCGATCGCCGCGTACGCCGACG
This genomic interval carries:
- a CDS encoding FAD-dependent oxidoreductase — protein: MRVLIAGAGIGGLCLAQGLRAAGVRVSVFERGCALENRALDNRGLEARGQGYRIHIDDHGGEALRRCLPEHLYRLYLATSARPGAGRISTLGTDLSVLSTFEAGTGSPHSAVNRLTLRQILLGGLGADVHFGHQVTAVEPDADGVRVRFAGGREDRGDVLVGADGVNSVVRAAVAPDSAPIDTGLRCVYGRTPLAALPDLPARFFDGFTAVAGDTATLALAAFRARTPPADAAAALAPGLALTPVPDYLMWAVVGAAPREREPVALHRFAQGVVRRWHPELVRIVREADVPATFRTPIRTSPPVPRWPAGRVAVLGDAIHVMPPSGGAGANTALRDAALLTERLTTVDPREAIAAYADEMREYATAVVHRSYLAAGLARGRE
- a CDS encoding MarR family winged helix-turn-helix transcriptional regulator — translated: MPHEYEDLEQVMYPLARLGQSMRRAQTRAIDPTRQAILQQAAAKGRVRPSELAAELDLYPSSITRQTRSLEDDGLIAVEADPADRRSCLISLTEPGWDEVRRLTRQGLDRFAEFMAGWDAEDVRTLGRLLTRLEASADAAKRPAKRPGGRPWQQRDGQE